In a single window of the Antedon mediterranea chromosome 1, ecAntMedi1.1, whole genome shotgun sequence genome:
- the LOC140048963 gene encoding serine/threonine-protein kinase RIO3-like, which translates to MEGRSEVIVQKPETTLKSSPWGITAQPTVPCSLTTVMDEELAREYQKQEEVVDVSILDADKDNSDGISEFLTGDSDLDTSNDLLLAQMLQLEYDKEHDKLLTKEERHFNKDSKVQISFNNYRTVHPAVEYSDDEDSDELEESLYFPVTPTAVSSKKGYIGQGKNITTKHDAATCGRRNASRVVEQFPPGFHSGDSLGMDMQLSNRVYNSLKKHSKSEEKKAQKIADKKEHSTVEQAVDPKTRLLLYKLVNNEILDSVNGIISTGKESVVIHANGGQAETQLVPKECALKVFKTTLNEFRTRDKYIRDDFRFKDRFSKLNPRKIIRMWAEKEMHNLNRMRNAGICCPDVIMLKKHILVLSFIGEDRVPAPKLKDAHLSTIDMIAAYEQCIKMMETMYNECNLVHADLSEYNMLWFNGQVCFIDVSQSVEPTHPLALEFLLRDCTNVSKFFSSNGLQGVLKPHDLFNKVTKLNIDADNEKEFLTQIEALQEKRSVEQTMTQEENFAFEYFFEKTRNEKMEEDVETEDVDTEDVDTEDVETEDVTSDSV; encoded by the exons ATGGAGGGTAGAAGTGAAGTTATTGTGCAAAAACCTGAAACAACATTAAAATCAAGTCCATGGGGAATTACAGCTCAGCCCACTGTGCCTTGTTCATTAACAACTGTCATGGATGAAGAGTTAGCCAGAGAATATCAGAAACAAGAAGAGGTTGTTGATGTCTCAATACTAGATGCTGACAAAGA cAATTCAGATGGTATAAGTGAGTTTCTAACAGGTGATTCTGACTTAGATACGAGTAATGATCTGCTACTAGCCCAGATGTTACAACTAGAATATGACAAAGAACACGACAAGTTGCTGACTAAAGAAGAGAGACACTTCAATAAAGATAGCAAAG TTcaaatttcattcaataattaTAGAACAGTTCACCCTGCAGTTGAATACAGTGATGATGAAGATTCAGACGAACTTGAGGAATCTCTCTATTTTCCAG TTACACCAACTGCAGTGTCGTCAAAGAAAGGGTATATCGGACAAGGTAAAAACATAACGACAAAACATGATGCAGCCACTTGCGGCCGACGTAATGCTTCACGAGTAGTAGAACAG TTCCCACCTGGTTTCCATAGCGGTGACAGTCTTGGCATGGATATGCAACTATCAAATAGAGTATACAACTCACTGAAAAAGCACTCAAAATCAGAGGAAAAGAAAGCACAGAAAATAGCTGATAAAAAGGAACATTCCACAGTG gAACAAGCTGTTGATCCAAAGACTCGTCTCTTGCTCTACAAACTTGTAAACAATGAAATCTTAGACAGTGTAAACGGTATCATTAGCACTGGAAAAGAATCTGTGGTAATACATGCAAATGGAGGACA AGCAGAGACTCAATTAGTACCAAAGGAGTGTGCCCTCAAAGTCTTCAAAACAACGTTGAATGAGTTTCGCACTCGAGATAAATACATTCGAGATGACTTCCGTTTTAAGGACCGCTTTAGTAAACTGAATCCGAGGAAGATTATCCGGATGTGGGCCGAGAAGGAGATGCATAATTTAAATAG AATGCGAAATGCTGGAATTTGCTGTCCAGATGTTATAATGCTAAAGAAGCATATTCTTGTTCTCTCGTTTATTGGAGAAGACCGTGTTCCTGCCCCAAAGTTAAAAGATGCTCATCTTTCAACCATTGATATGATTGCTGCGTATGAGCAGTGCATAAAG ATGATGGAAACTATGTATAATGAGTGCAACCTGGTTCATGCCGATCTCAGTGAATACAACATGTTATGGTTCAATGGTCAAGTCTGCTTCATTGATGTCAGCCAATCAGTAGAACCAACCCATCCTCTTGCGCTGGAGTTCCTTCTAAGAGATTGTACAAATGTTTCTAAG TTCTTTAGCAGTAACGGCTTACAAGGAGTACTGAAGCCTCACGATCTCTTCAATAAAGTAACAAAGCTGAATATAGATGCAGATAATGAAAAGGAATTTCTGACACAG ATTGAGGCCCTGCAAGAAAAAAGATCAGTTGAACAAACAATGACACAAGAAGAAAATTTtgcttttgaatattttttcgaaaaaacaagaAATGAAAAGATGGAAGAAGATGTTGAAACAGAAGATGTTGATACAGAAGATGTTGATACAGAAGATGTTGAAACAGAAGATGTTACAAGCGACAGTgtttaa